A section of the Deltaproteobacteria bacterium genome encodes:
- a CDS encoding DUF2231 domain-containing protein, with amino-acid sequence MESLAPFHFQFVHFPIALTFAGLLFALLGYLRKSEFLFAASRYTLYVATLGAMAAATTGLMAEEYLPHSHEGEAHEIMEGHETLGLSIAGGLLLTSILSIFAEKKKWAGARKIVLILLFILSSAVAVTGYLGGRLGHEFGIGIQKEEGPLPATNVIKKEGSPHEHHDHH; translated from the coding sequence ATGGAATCTCTGGCCCCCTTTCATTTCCAATTTGTTCATTTTCCGATCGCGCTGACATTTGCCGGTTTGTTATTCGCCCTTCTCGGCTACTTGCGGAAGAGTGAGTTTCTTTTTGCCGCGTCGCGATACACCCTTTATGTGGCCACCCTCGGCGCGATGGCCGCCGCGACAACCGGCCTCATGGCTGAAGAGTACCTTCCTCACTCACACGAGGGAGAAGCGCATGAAATCATGGAAGGACACGAAACGCTGGGGCTCTCGATTGCCGGGGGGCTTTTGTTGACAAGTATCTTGAGTATTTTCGCCGAAAAGAAAAAATGGGCCGGCGCGAGAAAGATCGTTTTGATTCTCCTCTTTATTCTTTCATCGGCCGTTGCCGTCACCGGTTACCTCGGCGGTCGCCTGGGGCATGAATTTGGAATCGGGATCCAAAAAGAAGAAGGGCCGTTGCCGGCAACAAATGTCATTAAGAAGGAGGGGTCTCCCCATGAACACCACGATCACCATTAA